The stretch of DNA TCAGTTCGACCTTGACCGCGCCCTGCGGCTCGATCTTTATCGGAATATCCGGACCGAAAGAAGCGATCAGCGGACTATCCAGCGCCTGGCCGAGCGGAATATGCTCGGTCTGATTATGCAGGCCGTCCAGGGTTGATTGAATGACTTCCGCCGCCTGCGAAGTAATGCGCATATGCTCCGCATAGTTGAGCATAAAGCCGGAGATTTTGCCTGAGCCGTCTGTCTTCCAGTCAATCAGCTTCTCGGCGCTGCTGCCGCTTGCCACCTGGGAGGCAATGGCCTTGTTAATCGCCTCGGTCGCGACCTGCTTCACGCGGATCTGCGCCAGATGGACGATCGGCGGCGTCAGATGCCGTTCCACATAGCCGAGGCCAAGCAGCACGGCGACAAGCAGCAGCAGAAACGTCAGCAGCCAGAACCTGCGGCGGCTTCGCGGTCTGCGGCGCCGTCCGTCGGCCGCTTGCCCCAGCCGATCGCCGTTTTCCGGCCGCCGGCTCCAGAAACCGGCAGGGCGCGGAGCTTTGGCGGGCCTGGACTTGAAGCGCGCTCCGCTGGAACGCAGCGGCGTCCATCCCCCATCCCCAAATCCGCTGCGCCCGCTCCCTGAGTGCCGGTTTACAGAACGAAAAATGCCGGAACCGCCGGACTTGAACGAACTTTTTCGAACGGGCGGCGTAAAGCTGATCCGCGGCAGGCGCCAGGCGGATGGCAGCTGAAGCCGCCGGTTTCCCCACTTTTTTATTCTGCCCATAGCGCTCTTTCCTCCCGCCTTTCGGCGGTCAAGCCGCCGTCTACTGTATCGTATTCGCCGCCCGCCCAAAAAAGAAGAACGCTTATCCGGCGCGGCACACCGGACAAGCGTTCAATTTCGATACGCAAACGTTTCTATTTTTTTAAAGCCGAATCAAACCATCCGCTCCCGCTTATCCTCCTGCAGATGGCCCCAATGCTTCCAGATGAAGACGGCGGCAAGGACGATGATGAACATACCGTAACCAGTCAGATAAAAACTCCATTCCTCTCTCGGAACAATGAGCGAAGAACCGATCGTACCGAACAGCCAAATATAGGACAGATTTCCGAGCGCCGTTCCCCAGATAAAAGCCGGGAGGGGCAGAGGAGACACCGCAGACATGATATT from Paenibacillus sophorae encodes:
- the yunB gene encoding sporulation protein YunB; translated protein: MGRIKKWGNRRLQLPSAWRLPRISFTPPVRKSSFKSGGSGIFRSVNRHSGSGRSGFGDGGWTPLRSSGARFKSRPAKAPRPAGFWSRRPENGDRLGQAADGRRRRPRSRRRFWLLTFLLLLVAVLLGLGYVERHLTPPIVHLAQIRVKQVATEAINKAIASQVASGSSAEKLIDWKTDGSGKISGFMLNYAEHMRITSQAAEVIQSTLDGLHNQTEHIPLGQALDSPLIASFGPDIPIKIEPQGAVKVELNTRQQNAGINMILVEVYIHIVTEVSVIVPFDMEPQVVDTEIPVSYLMVVGDVPMYYYDNQGRPVGEGSAGAPNIALPAPSSGGGVSTQGSSGGAVQGGSGAQGSGAQSGPSAGTPAGSGANSSDITGSGGGGAPSTVEP